From the Streptomyces sp. Sge12 genome, the window CCGCCTGCAAGAGACCGTCTCCTCGCAAAAGGACGAGATCGAAGACCTCCGCCGACAGGTGACGGAGCTCGCCCTGGTGAATGCCGTCCTCACCCATTAAGCCCGCGAGGGGACCCAGAGCCACACAGAAGACGCGCCGGACAACGTGATCAGCCTTCACCCAACCGAGGGATGACGGCCCGCGCCGCACGCCCCACTCCGGTCCCCGACAACGTCTTCCCAATCCGACCCCCCAACGCTTGAGGGACACGGTTGGGCTCATTTACGTGCACTTCTCCCTCGGGAACGTGAGGGGAAGCACAGGGAAACCTGCTCAGGCGGCGACGCCGAGTTCGGTGCGGGTGCGGTGGATGAACTCGCGGACGGCGGGTTCGCGGCGCCAGGGGGCGAGGGCAGTGTTGAACTCGCGGACGTAGTCTTTGGCCCGGCTGGACTGGACGCGGGCGAGGATGTCTACGGAGCGGTGGCCCAGCTCGAGGCCATGGTCGAGCTGGCGCGCCTGGAGGTGGGCGGTCCCCACGATCGCGAGCCGCATCCCGACGGAACGGGTGAACACGCCGGAGGGCATGGCGGCGGCCCGCTGGTTCCAGGCCAAGGACGCCTTGGGGTTCTTCAGGTCCCGGAAGACTTCGGCGGCATCGGCGGACAGCCTCGCGTGGTGATAGAAGTCGATCCAGGCCGGCTCGTCCCCGGCGGTCTGGTCGGCCTGGCTGATGAGGTCCTCGGACGCGGCCAGGGCCCGTGAGGCAGCCCTGGCGTTGTTCTCGCGGGCGTGAGCGCGGGCCTCGATGAGCTTGGTGAAGGCCAGGACACGCGGGGCGGCCTGGCCCTTGGCGCGTTCGAAGGCCCCCTGGGCCATATCGACGGCCTCGGAGGGGAAGCCCCGCAGCAGCGACTGCATGGCCATCGTCGTCAGGACATAGCAGCCGAGCTGGACGTCGCCGCCCGCGCGGGCGAGGCGGAGGGCCTGGATGAAGTGCCGTTGGGCGACGTCGTGCTGGCCGACGTCGAAGGCGGTCCAGCCGGCCAGCCGGGAGAGCTCGGAGGTGACGGAGAACAGGTCGCGGCCGACGTCGTCGCTGAAGGAGCCCCGCAGGAGCGGGGCGGCCCGTTCCTGGAGGCAGACGGTGACGGAGTTGGCTTTCCAGTTCCCGCCGCCGTATTTGGAGTCCCAGCGGCGGGCCTCGTCGGCAGCCTCTCGGAGTTCGTCGAGGTCGGCGCGGCCGACCTGTTTGCCGCCGTTGTGGTCGGCGCCGTCGTCGGCGGGGGTGACCAGCCAGCGGGTCACGGGGGTGGTGAACGCGGATACGGCGAAGCCGGATCCGGCCAGGAAGTCGCGGCGGTTCACGAAGCTCCAGAACGAGGTGGCCACACGGACCGCCTCTGCACGGTCCCTGGGGAAATCCAACCCCACACTCGTATCCGGTGTCTCAGCCTCGCCCATACCGATTTCACCAAGTGCCACCGGGCGTCCCAGCCGTTCCCCGATTGCCTGGGCGAGGAAGGTGGGAACCGGCCACTTGGGGATCATGCCCCGCAGGCACCAGTTCGCGATGGACGTATGCGAGTAGTCGGTCTCGACGCCGGCGTTCTTGGCGAGCTGGTTGATCCGCAGGGCCAGGGACTTGTGGCTCGCGCCGCAGGTCTCGATGAGCCGGGCAAGGTCCGCGTTCGGCGGACGCTTCCGACGGCTGGTCGACGCCACCTTCAGTCCCCTTTTCCACCAGGTCAGCAGCACGGTGGCTGCTGACGAGGAAACGCTATGGGGCCGGATCGGCGGCGGCTGGAGCATTTTCAGTCGTACCGATTCCGGCTGGGCACGGAAAGTCGTACGGCTTCCCGCATCGTGAGGCACTGAGGGTATTGCCCTGCGGACCCTGGGTGAACCTGGTTCGCGAGTTGTGAGCCCCCCTGCGAGCCCTCCCCGCCTGATCCCCCGGCCGGTGTGATGAGGGCTCAGGCCACCGCCGGGACGCGAGGAAGAGCTCCCGGTGGTGGCCGCCGCCAGGCACCACGACTTCACGCTCGGGGGTGAACCAGATGTGCGGAATCGCAGGACTGGCCGGAGGCGATGCCATCCGGCACGAGAGGACCGTCGCCGCGATGGGCGCCTCGCAGCACTACCGCGGCCCGGACGGCACCATGCACGCCGCCACAAGCGACGGGCGGGCAGTGCTGGCCATGAACACGCTGCTGATCGTCGACCCACAGGCCATGCCCGGCCCCTACCTCGACCGGGCCACCGGGGTCCTGCTTGCCTTCAACGGCGAGATCTACAACTGGCGGCGGCAGGCAGCCGCCTGGGGCATCGAGGTCCACGACCGGGAGTCGGACGCCCACTTCCTGCTGCGGGCCTGGGCCAAGATCGGCCCGTCCTGCCTGGACGGACTGGACGGCATGTTTGCCCTCGCCGTCTATGACCCGCGGGGCGCGAAGCTGTTCCTGGCCCGCGACCGGCTGGGCGAGAAGCCGCTCTACTGGCGACTCGACGGGGGCCGGCTCGCGTTCGCCTCCGAGGTGACCACCCTGACCGGCTACGGGGCGGCGCCGCTGGTCTTACGGCCGGAGGTCACCGCGATCGAGACCCCGACCGGGGTCGACACCCCGTTCCAGGGGATCCAGCTGCTGGCGCCGGCCACGCTGCTGTCCTTCGACGTCACCACCGGCTCAATCGACCAGATGACCTGGTGGCATTTGGAGGACCGGGCCCCGTTCACCGGCACCTACGACGAGGCCCTGGCGAAGTTTTCCACGATCCTGGCCGACCAGATCCCGCTCAGGTCCCCGGCCTGCGACTTCGCCCTCCTCCTCTCCGGCGGGCTGGACTCGGCGGTGCTGGCCTACCTCATGCGGCCCCCGGTCTGCGTCACCGTCCGCTACCCCGGCCAGGACCGCCTGGACGAATCGTCCACGGCGGCCGTGATCGCCCGGGACATCAAGGCCGAGCTGGTGGTGGTCGAGCCCAACCACGTCGACTTCACCACCGCGCTGCCGCACATGATGCGAGCCCTGGACTACCCGATGGGCAACGCGTCCACGTTCTCCGAGCACATGGCCTACCGGAAGATCTCCGACCTCGGCCTCCGGGTCGCGATCGGCGGCCTCGGGCCGGACGAGTTCCTGATGGGCTACGTCCGCCAGGCCCTGGTCCTCTTCGGGCCCGACGCCGTCCTGAACGCCGGCCTGGAGGCTTACCGGCCGCTGGCCGCCAAGCTCATGCACGCCGCCGACGAGCCCCTGGACCCGGCGGAGGCGGTGACCCGGCTGATCCTGCGGGGCCCGGACCCCGACGGCCGTCTCCGCGACCTGGTCGCGGACGCGATGGCCCGCGCGGGCGGGGACTTGGCCCGCGGCCTGACCCTCGCGGACCTGGCGACGGCCTGGAGGCCGTTGGTGATGACCAGCGACAAGCTGGCCTCCGCCTACGCGCTCGAACGCCGGTCCCCCTACCTCGCCCGCGACATGGTCGAGTTCTCCTACCGGCTGCCCGTCGAGCACAAGATCGCCGACCCGGCCCAGGGCAAGCGGATCCTGCGGGACGCCGCCAAGGCTCTCGGCCTGCCGAAGGAGGTCTGGGCCAGCCGGGACAAGCTCGGGTTCGCCTCCCCAGTCCCCTCGTGGCTCAACGGCGACCTCGAGGCCTGGGCCGACACCCAGATCCGCATGGCCCTCACCGATGCTCCGCCTCCGTTCCGCCCCCTCCTCGAGGGGGGTTTGAAGCCCGGCGGCCGGTTCGACCGCACCCGCATGCAGGCCCTCATGGCAGCCGCCTGGTTTTCGGACCAGACGGTGAGGGCTGCCGCATGATCCCTAACTCCGTTACTACGGTGAGGGGATGCACTCCGAAACCCCCGCCACCGAGGAGCCGGCCGCCCCCCGGGGAGCCGTCGCGATCATCACCAACCGCCGCGGCGAAGTCCTCCTCCACCTCCGCGACGACCTCCCCGAGATCGCCTGGCCCGCCCACTGGTCCGTCCTGGGTGGCGGCTGCGACCCCGGGGAATCCCCAGCCGACACGATCATCCGCGAGCTTGATGAAGAAGCGGGTCTGATCCCCGAGAACCTGACCGAGCTGTTCGAGATCCCTGACCACCGCGGCTCCGGGCAGATCATCACCTTCTTCGCTGCCTCCTGGGACGGCGACGAGACGGACCTCCTTCTCGCCGAGGGCGTGAAGCTGCAGTTCTTCGCCCCCGATTACCTCGACATCCTCACGATCCCACCGTTCATCCGGGACGGGATCTACCGCTATCTGGCCGCCAGGCCCTCCTGATCACCCCGCCCTTCCGGGCGAGGGGAAGGGTGGGGCCGCCAGCGGCGGCCCCACCCGAAGGGACACCCCGAGCATGAAGATGACAGTCATCGGATGCGGCTACCTCGGCGCCACCCACGCCGCCTGCATGGCCGAGCTCGGCCACGAGGTCCTGGGCATGGACTTGGACATCGACAAGGTCCACACCCTCAGCTCCGGCAAGCCTCCGTTCTTCGAACGCGACCTGGATGACCTTCTCGCCAAGCACACAGCCTCCGGCCGGCTCCGCTTCACCGCCTCCTACGGTGAGGCCGCCGAGTTCGCCGACCTGCACTTCATCGGGGTCGGCACCCCGCCTCAGCCCGGCACCGACGCCTACGACCTCACCCATCTCTTCGACGCCATCACCCGCCTGGCCCCCGGCCTGACGACCCCGGCCGTCGTCGCGGTTAAGTCCACGGTCCCGGTCGGCACCGCACCCCGCGTCGCCGAGCTCCTCCGGGACATGGCTCCGGCCGGGGACCTCATCGAGGTGGCCTGGAACCCGGAGTTCCTCCGCGAGTCCTTCGCGGTCGATGACACCCTCCGCCCGGATCGGCTCGTCCTCGGCTTCAACAGCGACCACTCCTGGGCCGAGGCCCTGCTGCGGCAGGCGTTCGCCAAGATCATCGAGTCGGGGACGCCGACGATCGTCACTGACTGGGCCACCGCCGAGCTCGCCAAGGGCGCCGCGAACTCCTTCCTCGCCACCAAGATCTCCTTCGTCAACGCGATGGCGGAGGTCTGCGAGAAGTCCGGCGCCAACGTCGCCGAGCTCGCCGACATCCTCGGTCACGACCACCGCATCGGTCGCCACGGCATGCGGCCCGGTCTCGGGTTCGGCGGCGGCTGCCTGCCCAAGGACCTGGGAGGGTTCATCACCCGCGCCGACGAGCTCGACGCTGGCGAGGCCGTCGGCATGCTCCGTGAAGCCGCCACGGTCAACGCCCGCCGCCGCCAGCGGGTCATCGACCTGGCCCGCGAGGAACTCGGCCCCGACCTGCGGGGCAAGAGGATCACCGTCTGGGGCGCCGCCTTCAAGCCTGAGACCGACGACATCCGCGACTCGCCCGCCCTGGCCGTCGCCCAGGCCCTGCACGACCTCGGGGCCACCGTCACCGTCACCGATCCCAAGGCCCTCGACAACGCCCGCAAGCTCCACCCCGAACTCGACTACGTCGAAGACCCGATCGCGGCCGTCGATGACGCGGACCTGCTGCTACACCTGACCGAGTGGCACCAGTTCTCCACGATCGACCCCAAGCGGCTCGCGGCCCGCACCACCAGCCCCAAGCTCATCGACGCCCGCGGCACTCTCAGCACGGACCAGTGGCGCAAGGCCGGCTGGATCACCCGGGTCCTCGGACGTCCCTGAGTCCCGCAGACCGCCGGAGGCCCGTGACCAGGCCGAATCCCTAGGCGCGGAGCTGCGGCGGCCTCCATCACGGGACTGAAGGGACTGAAAGGGACAGATTCCTAGGAAACCGTCGGCGGACGGCCCACCTAGGGGCAAAAGAAGAAACGTCCCGGAGAAGCCCACCCCGTAGGCTCCCGCCGCCGGACCGCGACCTCCCCCTCCTCGAGGAGGGGGAGGTCGTCGTTCATGCCCACGGACTTGTCCGGCCGATCACGTTCGGAGCCAGATGGTATGGGCTGCGGCGGTTGCGGTGCCGAGGTAGACGTAGCGGCGTTTGTCGTAGCGGGTGGCGACTGCCCGGTGCAGGTCGGGTGGCGGTTGATGGCCCGTTCGATGGTGTGGCGTTTCTTGTAGCGCTCTTCGTCGAAGCCCGGTGGCCGTCCGCCGCGTGAGCCTTTGCGCAGGCGGGCGGCCTGGCTGTCGGCCTTCTCGGGGATGGTGTGCCGGATGCCGCGACTGCGCAGGTACTGGCGGCAGGGTCCGTTGCTGTAGGCCTTGTCGGCCGCGACGCTGTCCGGCTTATTGCGGGGCCTGCCGGCCCTGGCTTCGGGACGCGGATCTTCTCCAGGACCGGCCTGAACTGGGTGCAGTCCGCCCACTTGCGTCCCTCCCGCTGCCGCCCATCCGTGCGATGTCGTCATCGCCAGTGGCCGCCGCCGCTGGTGGTTCGCCGGAAGCCCCGTACCAGGCATCTCGCGGTGCCGGCTTGGGGGGTCGGTGCCGTGCGTCCCTGGGCGCAAGGGAGATTGTCGCTTCCTCGCCCTGCAACGGGAGTCCTTCCGCAGGAGAATGGATATGCGTCACTTCCCTGACCGCGCGGCAGTTCTGCTGGAAGCGGGCGGAGGTCAAACGATGCGCCCAAGGAAAATCCGCGGCTCCGTCCCCGAGGTCGTGACATTCACTGCCAGCCTGCAGGACCTGCTACGCCAGGCCCGCCTGCCACCGCGAGAGGTTGCACGGAGATCCGGCCTGCCGGCACGCACGTTGTCCCAATACCTACGTGGCGTCCGCGTACCGCCGAAACGGGCAGTAGTACGTCTGATCGAGGTCACTGAGCAGCATGGAAGGGTCACCCTCCCCCCAAAGACAAAGCAACTTCTGAGCAACCTCCTGATCGACGCACGTGCCTCACGGCGCCGGAGCCGAACCCTCAGCGAAGTAGGCGCTCAGCTCGCTCGTGAGGTGGCCCGGGCGCCAACAGATGATCTCGCCCCTGTCGAGGAACTCATCCTGCGCGAAATGGATCATATTCCGCCGGAGTTCCAATGGCTTGAGAGAACCTCTCCTGCCGTTGTAAGCATCCAGGAGCAGTTCGCACGACATCTGCGCGAGGCTGATCCCCGTGAGGCCGGGGAGATAGATCTGGGCATCCTGTTGTATACCGAGCTTCTATACGTGCGAGTCGTGCGCAATAGAGCATATGAAGCGCTGATTGCCGCTGTGGAGACGACATCAGAAAAGGGGGAGGATGCCGCACCTCCGCTCGATATCTTCGCATCCCCGACACCCCCCACCCCGAACGTTCTGTCTAGGCAGGAGGGTTATCGCCGCAAGAGCTACCCGATGGAAATGAATATGCCACCGACGCCATCGACGCTCGAACGGATCATAGCGGCCCGGGACTCCGGCCTCATATCTAAAGACGAGGGGGATAGGCTCATACGTTTGGAAATTGAGGAGTTCGCAGGCGGCGGAAATGAGGACGAGGGACGCGGGGGCTCCGACCCTCGAAGACTAATTGGGGAACTGGTAGAGCAGGCTGGCCTTGGTCAGAGAGTGCCTTTGCAGGTCCAGATTGTTGCCGGCACCGGTTCGGGCGTGCTACTTCAGCCGTTCGATATCCCGTCGACCGGAGCCCACGCATACATCACAGTCCACGCCCCGGGCCTGGAGGCGCTTGGCGACCTCGAACAAACCCTCAACATCCCCCACTCGGGGGACTCTGAGGTGCTGCGCTTCGGCCTCCGCACTGCGCGCCTGGGGCTGCACACGGTAACGGTCCGCGCCTACGTAGGCGGCTCCTGTCTCGGTCAGCTGCCGCTGCAGATATCGGTCGAGCAAGGCGTCGGCACGCGGGCAGGCCCTCAGCGCGACGCTCCACTGGTCGGACGGATGGAACCGGGAGAGGCCACGTTGCAGGTGCTAAAGAATGACGACGGCACCTACAGCTTCCAACTCATTTCCGACGCCTTTAATCTCCCACAGAAAGGGCGTACGGGAGATCCGAGCATTTCTGTGGAGAGGATCTACGAGGAACTGAAACAGATGGCAAAGGCCGCAGGTGGAGAACTTGATCCAGTGCGAGCACTTACACGTATGCGTAATCATGGCGTGACGCTTTGGGACGTGGTCCCGGAGCAGGTTCACAGGCAGTTCTGGGATGAACTCAACGTCATCAAATCCTTCACCATCGTTGGTGAACAAGATGCCGTCCCGTGGGAGCTGCTGTATCCAAAAGACAAGGGCGGGCTTGACGGAGACGGCTTCCTGTGCGAATTGCTTCCGGTTCTGCGGCAGTCACACGGACAGGGGCGCACAGCAAAGATCGAGCTGCCCCGAGCCGCCTTCGTAGTCCCACCTCAATCCCCTCCTGAAGCCGAAGCCGAGGTTACAGCGCTGCGACGTTCATTGGGATCATGTGCCACAGACGGGGAAGTCCTAACACGCGGCGCAGAGGTTCAGACACTTGTCGAGCAGGGGTGTGCGGGTCTCCTGCACTTCGCCTGCCACAACAAGTTCAGCAGCACTGGCTCGCAGGTAAAGATGGCTGACGGAAATTTTGACCCCGTCGATCTCGCTACTGCTGCCCAGATGCAATCGTTGCAAGCCACCCGTCCACTGGTGTTCTTCAATGCATGCCGCAGCGCTGGAGCGATCGACTGGTGTGGACAGCGCACAGGCTGGGCCTCCAAGTTCATGGAGGCGGGAGCAGGTGCCTTCGTCGGAACCCTGTGGCCCGTGCGATCCGACTCGGCTCTGGAGTTCGCCCAGGCGTTCTACCACCAGCTGACAGCGACACAGCCGCCACTGCCCTTGGGCGAGGCATCCAGGCAAGCGCGGAGCACGATCAGCGACCGAGCCGGGGACCCAACGTGGCTGGCCTACGCGGTATACGGAAGCCCTGGAACAGTGGCCGTCGTGCCAGATGCCAGTGGCCCCGAGTCGTGAAGCCAGGATCGGAGAGCTGACATGGCAGAGCCAGTGTTCGTCATCCATGGCGTGGGCAATCGAGACGAGGCCGAGTTCCGGAAGGGAGTAGACGCGCTCCAAGGCAGAGTCGGCGCAGAGTCGGAATTGGTTCCGGTGTATTGGGGTGACCTTGGGGCGCAAGACCAGTGGATACAGGAGACAATCCCTCCGGCTTCAGCTCGTACGGCAAAGAAGCAAGCTGCGCAGCTTCGATCGAGCACTGAACGTTCAATCGACCCGGACGCCGACAGAGTGCTCCGCGCGCTCTTGGTCGAGATGCCGGCGGAGGTGCTCCGCGCCGCCAGGGATCCCTTGGGCGACCTGGAACTGGAATGGGTTCGGCTTGGCCTGGAGGAGCAGTGCGAGGAGGGCGACGGAGGGGAGCCCGAATTGCGTGGCCCGGCTGCCCAGCACGATATTGAGGAGATTATGAGCGCTGTCGGGCAGGAGTGGCCGGAGACAGAGTGGCTCTCACTGCTGCCAGACGCCGAGCTGATGCGTCAAACAGGCGCCGCACTCGCATCGGCTGTCACAACCGCACCAGAGTCGGTGACGGATCCGGACAGCGGGACGCTGCGTGACGGCGAGGATCCGGGGTGGCTGCGGGTGGTAATACGGCAACGGCTTCGGGATCTCGACCGTGTTGTGGGTGCGGCCGTGCAGGCCGTGGCGGGTCGGCTCAACCAGTCCCTGCGTACACGGTTCATCCCAGGTACAACACGGTTCTTCGGGGATGTTCTCGTGTACCAACGCCATCAGGCGGCCATTCACGCGAGGATCCGCTCATGCATTGAGCGGGTAGATCCACAGCTCGGCCGAAGTCAGGCGCACCCAGCTCGCGTGGTGGCACACAGCCTTGGTGGGGTCATCGCGGTCGACATGGCCACCTCGCTGGACCCGCTATGGGTCTCCTCGCTGCTGACGTTCGGGTCGCAATCCGCTTTCTTCCACGTTTGCGATCCCCGCGGCGGGCAGTTGGCTCCCTACCTGCCAGAGCAGCTCACGCAGCTACCGGCTTCCGTGGGCGAGTGGACGAACCTGTGGGAGCCCTTGGACATGTTGGCGTTCATCGCTGCCAGTGTCTTCCGCCTCCATGACGGCACATTCCCGATGGACGTTGCGGTCGGCCATGAAGCTACCGCCGGTCTTTGGACACATTCGGTCTACTGGGACCTACCCATCCTCGCTGATCGGATCAGAGCCATGGCCAAGTGACTCCTCATACGACGGCGGATCCGCCGCCGTATGAGCATGAGCTTTCCATCAGGGCTCGGCGCGTGGTGTCTGTGCGGCCGACTCATCGGGGCCCTTCTTCGACGCCGAAATACGTGGCAGCCGGTGATCTGGGGAGGCATCGGGGACCTCGACAGCCTGGTCCTCACGGTAGGCGCCGAGCCCTCGAAACGCGGGGTGGCCCGCCAGCATTGCTGGAGGGCCACCCCGCGTTCTGGATCCCTACGAGTCCGCGACTCGCCGCCCCTTCATCCACTCCACCGCGGCCGCCTCCTCGCGGGGCAGCATGGCGTTGAGCTCTGGGCCGAGCCAGCTGAACCACTCACGCTGATCATCAGTGAGCGGTCCATCTGGGCCACGCCAGTCCGAGACGAAGGCCAACAGCCGGGCGGCCAGCACGTTCGGCTCAAACCCGCCGTCAGGTTCCGGATCCCACGGACCGATCCCCGACACGACGAACGGCAGCCCACCGCCGAACGGCTCCGCGACGACCACGTGGCGATCACCCGCCCTGAGCCGAGTCCGCAGAAAGTACTTCCAATCTGTCTCAGGCTGCTTCGGGCCTCCCTCGCCCAGCTGCTGGCCAAAGAACGGGACCGGCTCGGAGGTCAGGCGCAACAGCACCATCCCGGCGGGATCAGTCTCCTCGGGCACGGCCGGAACCGGGATCTCATACACGTATTCGTGCAGCTCACCCTTGGCGCGGTGCCCCTCTCGGATCGTGCGGTTAAGCCAATCGCTCATCAGGCCCCCAACTCGTCCGCACCATGACGGTGCTCTCGCTCGTCCCATCAGGATGGCACGCGCACCAGGACCCACCGGAGCGTCGCTGGAACTGCCTACGGGCCAAGCGATGCCCTGGGCGGAGGAAGCCAACACACCGCAAACCGGAACACGCTGAGGCACCAAGCGCTCCTCGCCGCCATGGCCTCCCGCCTGCTGGCCTGCTACTCGTCCTCGTCAAGTTCGCTGCCGGGCGGGAGCTGGGACTGTTGTCCGGCAACCTCGATGAGTCGATAGCGCCGCTGGCTCCGCTTCCCGGCGGCTGAGCCAAGGACGAAGCTTTCAAGTGCGACTTCAACTTCTTGATCCAGATGCTCTTTCACCACGCTGACGAGGGAATCGTCGACGAATCCGTGAATCTCGCTGCCTGTCGGGGGCTCGAAATAGAAGATCTGCCGACGGGTGCGCAACCCGTCGAGACGCCCCTGGAGGCGGATGATCTCCCGTTCCTCCCGGATGACACCCAGACGCTCGCGGAGCGTTGCAGCTTGTCCGGAGGAAAGCACGGAGGAGATCCGTTCACCGGTGCCACGCTGGACAGCCAGGCTGATGTCAAGGTTCGGGTTGGGCAAGTCGGAGATCAGGTCCGCTACCGCTCGCCGCATGACCGGTGAGGCGCTGAACAGGGAGTCCATTGAGGCTTCGTCGTCGGGACCCTCCGGCAGAGCTCGGACCAGTTCGACCGCACCGATCTCAGCCCACGACACACCGGCCGGCGCTAGGTCGTCTTGGTCTTCCTCTGGTGTTGCCGTCGGCGCGTGAGGCTTCAGATCAACGATGATCGAGCCAGCCATGGACGCAGCGACGTCGAACCGAGCGATCTCAAGGTCCGACGGCTGCAACCTCACGACATCGGCGCGACGGACGCGGCGGGCCTTGGCCAGACGAGCCACAGCCTTCTGCACGCGCTGAAGGAAGTCGCCCACCTCGTGAGCGGCGATCAGCCCCCCGCTGTCGGGATCCGAGAGCCGGAATTTGAAACCCGGACCAGCAGCGACCTCCAGCAGGCCCAAGCCACTGAACTTGGTTGCGGCGGCCTGCAGGCTCGCCCGAGCAAGCCGGGAGAGCGGATCGTCACCCTCGGTCGTCTGAAGGGCGCGGACATACTTGTCACGAAGATCGTTACTCACCAGCTCACCTCCAGATATCCCTTCACGGCTCCGGGAATGAGTTCCCCGTCGGACCCCTTCACGCTAGACCAAGTCGCATCCCAAACAGCCTCCTGCTCAGGAACACCAGCGACCAAAAGGAAGCTGTCTATCAAGCCTCCCATGGGCTGCACCCTCTTTGCCCAGGACACAGGGCCACCTTGAGCCTCGACACCCTGAAGCGTGAACAGGGGCACGAGCCGTTCCCAGTCCTTGTCCGTCAGAGACAGCGTCGGATCGACGAGGACGGCAAGATCGAGATCCTCTGGCGGGGCAGCCTTATGGGAGCAGAACCCACCATCCACCCAAAACGTTCCTCGCTCAAGAACATCTTTGATCATGTCGACATACAGCTCGAAGCCTCGGAAGATGCGCCTGCGGTGCTCGGCATGCGGCGCCTGTTCCACAAAAAGCTCTTTGATCTCTTCTATCGTCGCTGCGTGACGGCCAGGCGGCAGAAGACCACTTTCCGTGAGCGCTGGTATCAAAGTTCCCCCTCGCACCGGCTCAACGCCGACCGTCCCCATCCCAGGCAGCCACCCTATCCAGGGACGCCATCGCCAGGAATAGGAACATCAGTATCGCGAGGGGGACACGAACTCAGAGCTGCCCCCAGAGCTCGTGCATGGAGGAGCTGGCCACCTAGCGGCATGCATCGCCTCCTCAGTCAGGCACCCAAGATCCTGAACACAAGAACTTGACAGGGAACACCACGGCCGCCCGCACCCGGTCCCGGCTCTCGACCAGGGTCTTGTCCGGCAGGCCCACGAGGGTGAAGGCGGCCACCCCCGGCTCCAGGTCGGCCTGGACCTCGACCACCACGCCGTCGACGCCGACCAGGGCCACCGAGCAGGCGCGCGCGAAGCCCATCAGGCCACCCCCCTGACGTGTTCCACCAGGGGAGCACCGCGCCGCGGCAGCAGCACCCCGACGAGGTCGATGCGCACCCCGCCCGACGGGGGTCCGCCGTGGTCGGCGAGCCAGCGGCCGGCGAGCCCGCGCAGGCGCTCGGCCTTGGCGGGCCGCACGGCGGCCATCGGATGCTCGAACGCACCCGCCCGGCGGGTCTTGACCTCGCACACGACGAGGGCGTCCCCGTCCCGGGCGACGATGTCGATCTCCCCGCCGCGGCACCGCCAGTTCCGCGCGATCACGGT encodes:
- a CDS encoding YraN family protein, whose amino-acid sequence is MNAKGVAQQALGRYGEDLAARRLTEAGMTVIARNWRCRGGEIDIVARDGDALVVCEVKTRRAGAFEHPMAAVRPAKAERLRGLAGRWLADHGGPPSGGVRIDLVGVLLPRRGAPLVEHVRGVA